In Syngnathus typhle isolate RoL2023-S1 ecotype Sweden linkage group LG14, RoL_Styp_1.0, whole genome shotgun sequence, one genomic interval encodes:
- the trappc8 gene encoding trafficking protein particle complex subunit 8 isoform X1 — protein sequence MAQCVQSVQEFVQDSFVPMVAVLCSDEAERLTSKNKLNFAELLRPFCRLTSEGHLRDPNNQLLVVKNLRICVTKVVPSTAPPLLGAALSPGQRHHLDQVVLSCQPQEGAVSTAVAAGDYDLSFNDEALKCSAPWFSSWKDALTEACASKHFSASTPWFEVYRENFLQSMPASDHEFLNHYLACLLVVSSGEAAPVEQFVKLSQEQHRIQHSGDFTKPKWFIPNTLKYYVLLHDVGQGDERRAEAVYEDMKQRYGPQGCYLLKINSLVAEQEEQIHDLWTHYLRSQDQADDNVGPAVSSSVDKSGSTTQEPSADTGGRLEQDSASASREADITAGGHGACLTLSDHDRIRQFVQEFTFRGLLPHIEKNIRQLNDQLVSRKGLSRSLFTATKKWFGGGKAPEKSVSEPKSTGGLLYPPEAPELQIRKMADLCFLVQHYELAYSCYHTAKKDFLSDQAMLYAAGALEMAAVSAFLQGGAVRPYPAHYMDTAIQTYRDVCRNVVLAERCALLSAEILKSQAKYSEAAALLIKMTSEDSDLRSALMLEQAAHCFINMRTRMLRKFAFHMILAGHRFSKAGQKRHALRCYCQAMQVYKGRSWSLAEDHINFTVGRQSFTLGRPEKAAQAFKQILTNDSRQTAAQQGAFLREYLYVYKTVISRSGVRLPQLPLPCIHGAATRVYFGHERRLAEGEKQAATHVSLDQEYDAEQAAMWCKLEEQLVAAANRGVVPANFQPSQCYLNSQTDNLRHPLAVVEEPVVVEVVFRNPLKVPLALSRLSLVWKFTRDTHAAAAAEDAGEELVSNQDTLEQESRQTDDVLTTETILDFHLAPEETKMARLRVLPHRTGCLSITGVVYDLAAASPAETPDDDDGNKKAPDQTFAVRQSREIPHAAPLTGLLKAETIIVSGKQDLKIRGPRLNHTKEDKMFVRYGPDRRLEPIVTPPMPLMEVFFLQFPTALLCGEIRKAYVEFCNVSGVSLCGLRVASTHPEFFTFGNPSAGTPLTPLSPASAENFSAYKTLAAAPGSGAACETLVSADDFGPTSDVVDVPVGGTLEPGHSVQLPLWLRGPDQEGVHEINFLFYYESPDKRSKISHRVVRHSVFICASRSLSVQASAHASAIPPQQGQDQDGGSTLVFIDVENINTSDAGVREFHIVQVSSGSQHWSLSKCINPAKDKDCKVSSKERAKLCFRAAPCKARRASLDRAEMFTFADVNLSDERIVSSATPCGDFFFRCRRTSKACRADACSSGSRTPSGGRSLGEDLVRVVNECDRLDLNIIVIWKAYVVEDSKQLILEGQLHVALQAVGEEATSLAPKQDTQEMVLLKFKSDPPPPAVPPSTQLSRLIKSNLRYSETYAHDFAHDSVCVVPVCLVLSNCCRTDVDITVDLRHKTTSSEWSECACSFTWVGQTRYRLALCPRQTRHLELQACFLMPGVYNINTHAVCAAPCLDGHHRDDANAQTEVAQHGAGPALIVITDSSQ from the exons ATGGCGCAGTGCGTGCAGTCCGTCCAGGAGTTTGTCCAGGACTCTTTTGTACCGATGGTAGCCGTGCTGTGCAGCGACGAGGCAGAGAGGCTCACCAGCAAAAACAAGCTCAACTTCGCCGAGCTGCTCAGGCCTTTCTGCCGGCTCACTTCCGAAG GTCACTTGCGGGACCCCAACAACCAGCTTCTGGTGGTCAAGAACCTTCGCATCTGCGTGACCAAGGTGGTGCCGAGCACCGCCCCACCTCTGTTGGGCGCCGCCCTCAGCCCGGGCCAGCGCCACCACCTCGACCAGGTGGTGCTCTCCTGCCAGCCACAGGAGGGCGCTGTCTCTACCGCTGTTGCTGCGGGAGACTACGACCTCAGCTTCAACG ACGAAGCTCTTAAATGTAGCGCCCCCTGGTTCAGTTCGTGGAAAGACGCGCTGACGGAGGCGTGCGCCTCCAAGCATTTCTCAG CGAGCACGCCCTGGTTCGAGGTCTACCGGGAGAATTTCCTTCAGTCCATGCCGGCCTCTGACCACGAGTTCCTCAACCACTACCTGGCCT GCCTGCTGGTGGTGTCGTCGGGAGAGGCGGCGCCGGTAGAGCAGTTTGTCAAGCTGTCGCAGGAGCAACACCGCATCCAGCACAGCGGAGACTTCACCAAGCCCAAGTGGTTCATCCCCAACACGCTGAAGTACTACGTACTGCTGCACGACGTGGGCCAAGGCGACGAACGACG GGCCGAGGCCGTCTACGAGGACATGAAGCAGCGCTACGGCCCTCAAGGCTGCTACCTTCTCAAGATCAACTCGCTCGTCGCCGAGCAGGAGGAACAGATTCATGACTTGTGGACTCACTACCTGCGCAGCCAG GATCAAGCGGACGATAATGTTGGTCCTGCTGTGAGCTCTTCGGTGGATAAAAGCGGCAGCACAACACAGGAGCCTTCTGCAGACACAG GTGGCCGTCTGGAGCAGGACTCGGCCAGCGCCTCAAGGGAGGCAGACATTACGGCAGGGGGCCACGGCGCGTGTCTGACCCTCAGCGACCACGACCGCATCCGCCAGTTTGTCCAGGAGTTCACCTTCAGAGGCCTGCTGCCTCACATCGAGAAAAACATCAGGCAGCTCAACGACCAG CTGGTGTCCCGAAAAGGCTTGAGTCGCTCCCTCTTCACAGCCACCAAGAAGTGGTTCGGTGGCGGCAAAGCGCCCGAAAAAAGCGTCAGCGAGCCCAAGAGCACCGGCGGCCTCCT CTACCCCCCAGAGGCCCCCGAGCTGCAGATCAGGAAGATGGCCGACCTGTGCTTCCTGGTGCAGCACTACGAGCTGGCCTACAGCTGCTACCACACGGCCAAGAAGGACTTCCTGTCGGACCAGGCCATGCTTTACGCCGCCGGCGCCCTG GAAATGGCCGCCGTCTCGGCCTTCCTGCAAGGCGGAGCCGTGCGCCCATATCCTGCCCACTACATGGACACAGCCATCCAGACCTACAGAGACGTCTGCAG GAACGTGGTGCTGGCCGAGCGCTGCGCTCTCCTCAGCGCCGAGATCCTCAAGAGTCAAGCAAAATACTCGGAAGCGGCTGCGCTGCTCATCAAAATGACCAGTGAG GACTCAGACCTGCGTAGCGCTCTGATGTTGGAGCAGGCGGCCCACTGCTTCATAAACATGCGCACTCGCATGCTGCGCAAGTTTGCCTTCCACATGATTCTGGCGGGTCACCGCTTCAGCAAAGCGGGCCAG AAGAGGCACGCACTGCGGTGCTACTGCCAGGCAATGCAGGTGTACAAGGGCAGGTCGTGGTCCCTGGCCGAGGACCACATCAACTTCACCGTCGGGCGCCAGTCGTTCACGCTGGGCCGGCCCGAGAAGGCCGCGCAGGCCTTCAAGCAGATCCTGACCAACGACAGCCGGCAGACAGCCGCGCAGCAGGGCGCGTTCCTCAGGGAGTACCTCTACGTTTACAAG ACGGTGATCAGCCGGAGTGGCGTACGTCTACCTCAGCTGCCGCTGCCATGCATCCATGGCGCTGCCACCAGGGTCTACTTTGGGCACGAGCGCCGCCTAGCCGAGG GTGAGAAGCAGGCTGCCACGCATGTGTCACTGGACCAGGAGTATGACGCCGAGCAGGCAGCCATGTGGTGCAagctggaggagcagctggTGGCTGCTGCCAATCGAGGGGTGGTCCCCGCCAACTTTCAGCCCAGCCAGTGCTACCTCAACAGCCAGACGGACAATCTGCGCCACCCGCTGGCCGTTGTGGAAG AGCcggtggtggtggaggtggtgTTCAGGAACCCTCTGAAAGTTCCGCTGGCGCTATCTCGCCTCTCGCTGGTCTGGAAGTTTACGCGCGACACccacgctgctgccgccgcgGAGGACGCCGGAGAAGAACTCGTCAGCAACCAGGACACGTTGGAGCAAGAG TCAAGGCAGACAGATGATGTGCTCACTACCGAGACCATCCTGGACTTCCACTTGGCCCCCGAGGAAACCAAAATG GCTCGACTCAGGGTGCTGCCGCACCGGACGGGCTGCCTGAGTATCACGGGCGTGGTCTATGACCTGGCTGCTGCATCCCCGGCGGAGACGCCGGACGACGATGACGGTAACAAGAAGGCGCCTGACCAAACCTTTGCTGTCCGTCAGTCACGTGAGATCCCACACGCCGCTCCTCTCACAGGGCTGCTGAAGGCCGAGACAATAATCGTCAGCGGCAAGCAGGACCTGAAGATCAGAGGCCCGCGACTCAATCAcaccaaagaggacaagatgtTTGTGCGCTACGGACCCGACCGGCGCTTGGAGCCCATCGTTACGCCACCGATGCCCCTCATGGAG GTGTTCTTCCTGCAGTTCCCGACAGCGCTGCTGTGCGGCGAGATCCGCAAGGCGTACGTGGAGTTCTGCAACGTGAGCGGCGTGTCCCTATGCGGCCTACGCGTGGCGTCCACTCACCCCGAATTCTTCACATTCGGGAATCCGTCGGCCGGCACGCCGCTGACGCCGCTTAGCCCCGCCTCTGCCGAGAACTTCTCGGCCTACAAAACCCTGGCGGCGGCACCCGGGTCCGGCGCGGCCTGTGAGACGCTGGTGTCTGCCGACGACTTTGGGCCCACGTCTGACGTGGTGGACGTCCCTGTCGGCGGCACGCTGGAGCCAGGACATTCCGTGCAGCTCCCGCTCTGGCTGCGAGGACCTGACCAGGAAGGAGTCCATGAGATCAACTTCCTCTTTTACTATGAAAGCCCAGACAAACGAAGCAAGATCAG CCACCGGGTGGTTCGTCACTCGGTGTTTATTTGCGCCAGTCGCTCTCTCAGCGTTCAAGCGTCGGCCCACGCCAGCGCCATACCTCCTCAGCAAGGACAGGACCAGGATGGCGGCAGCACGCTGGTCTTCATCGATGTTGAAAACATAAACACG AGCGACGCTGGCGTGCGCGAGTTCCACATCGTCCAAGTTTCCAGTGGCAGTCAACACTGGAGCCTCAGCAAGTGCATCAACCCGGCCAAGGATAAAG ACTGCAAAGTAAGCAGCAAAGAGCGAGCCAAGCTTTGTTTCAGAGCAGCACCGTGCAAAGCTCGCCGAG ctTCCTTGGACCGCGCCGAGATGTTCACCTTTGCCGATGTCAATCTGAGTGACGAGCGG ATCGTAAGTTCGGCCACGCCCTGCGGCGACTTCTTTTTCCGCTGCCGCCGGACGTCCAAGGCTTGCCGTGCCGACGCCTGCTCCTCGGGGTCAAGGACGCCCTCCGGGGGCAGAAGCCTGGGCGAGGACTTGGTCCGCGTGGTCAACGAGTGCGACCGGCTGGACCTCAACATTATTGTCATCTGGAAG GCTTACGTGGTGGAGGACAGCAAGcagctgatcctggaaggtcaACTCCACGTGGCGCTGCAGGCAGTGGGCGAAGAGGCCACTTCCCTCGCTCCCAAGCAG GACACTCAGGAGATGGTTCTGCTCAAGTTCAAGTCGGATCCGCCACCTCCCGCCGTGCCGCCATCCACGCAACTCTCACGACTCATCAAGAGCAACCTGCGCTACTCGGAGACATACGCGCATGACTTTGCACACGACAG tgtttgtgtggttcccgtttgtttggttttgtccaACTGCTGCCGGACTGATGTGGATATCACAGTAGACCTCAGGCACAAAACCACCAG TTCTGAGTGGAGCGAGTGCGCGTGTAGCTTCACCTGGGTTGGCCAGACCCGCTACCGGCTGGCGCTTTGTCCCCGGCAGACGCGTCACCTGGAGCTGCAAGCCTGCTTCCTCATGCCCGGTGTCTACAACATCAACACGCACGCAGTCTGCGCCGCGCCGTGCCTCGATGGCCATCACCGTGACGACGCCAACGCCCAAACGGAGGTTGCGCAGCACGGCGCCGGACCAGCACTTATTGTCATCACCGACAGCAGCCAATGA
- the trappc8 gene encoding trafficking protein particle complex subunit 8 isoform X3 — protein MAQCVQSVQEFVQDSFVPMVAVLCSDEAERLTSKNKLNFAELLRPFCRLTSEGHLRDPNNQLLVVKNLRICVTKVVPSTAPPLLGAALSPGQRHHLDQVVLSCQPQEGAVSTAVAAGDYDLSFNASTPWFEVYRENFLQSMPASDHEFLNHYLACLLVVSSGEAAPVEQFVKLSQEQHRIQHSGDFTKPKWFIPNTLKYYVLLHDVGQGDERRAEAVYEDMKQRYGPQGCYLLKINSLVAEQEEQIHDLWTHYLRSQDQADDNVGPAVSSSVDKSGSTTQEPSADTGGRLEQDSASASREADITAGGHGACLTLSDHDRIRQFVQEFTFRGLLPHIEKNIRQLNDQLVSRKGLSRSLFTATKKWFGGGKAPEKSVSEPKSTGGLLYPPEAPELQIRKMADLCFLVQHYELAYSCYHTAKKDFLSDQAMLYAAGALEMAAVSAFLQGGAVRPYPAHYMDTAIQTYRDVCRNVVLAERCALLSAEILKSQAKYSEAAALLIKMTSEDSDLRSALMLEQAAHCFINMRTRMLRKFAFHMILAGHRFSKAGQKRHALRCYCQAMQVYKGRSWSLAEDHINFTVGRQSFTLGRPEKAAQAFKQILTNDSRQTAAQQGAFLREYLYVYKTVISRSGVRLPQLPLPCIHGAATRVYFGHERRLAEGEKQAATHVSLDQEYDAEQAAMWCKLEEQLVAAANRGVVPANFQPSQCYLNSQTDNLRHPLAVVEEPVVVEVVFRNPLKVPLALSRLSLVWKFTRDTHAAAAAEDAGEELVSNQDTLEQESRQTDDVLTTETILDFHLAPEETKMARLRVLPHRTGCLSITGVVYDLAAASPAETPDDDDGNKKAPDQTFAVRQSREIPHAAPLTGLLKAETIIVSGKQDLKIRGPRLNHTKEDKMFVRYGPDRRLEPIVTPPMPLMEVFFLQFPTALLCGEIRKAYVEFCNVSGVSLCGLRVASTHPEFFTFGNPSAGTPLTPLSPASAENFSAYKTLAAAPGSGAACETLVSADDFGPTSDVVDVPVGGTLEPGHSVQLPLWLRGPDQEGVHEINFLFYYESPDKRSKISHRVVRHSVFICASRSLSVQASAHASAIPPQQGQDQDGGSTLVFIDVENINTSDAGVREFHIVQVSSGSQHWSLSKCINPAKDKDCKVSSKERAKLCFRAAPCKARRASLDRAEMFTFADVNLSDERIVSSATPCGDFFFRCRRTSKACRADACSSGSRTPSGGRSLGEDLVRVVNECDRLDLNIIVIWKAYVVEDSKQLILEGQLHVALQAVGEEATSLAPKQDTQEMVLLKFKSDPPPPAVPPSTQLSRLIKSNLRYSETYAHDFAHDSVCVVPVCLVLSNCCRTDVDITVDLRHKTTSSEWSECACSFTWVGQTRYRLALCPRQTRHLELQACFLMPGVYNINTHAVCAAPCLDGHHRDDANAQTEVAQHGAGPALIVITDSSQ, from the exons ATGGCGCAGTGCGTGCAGTCCGTCCAGGAGTTTGTCCAGGACTCTTTTGTACCGATGGTAGCCGTGCTGTGCAGCGACGAGGCAGAGAGGCTCACCAGCAAAAACAAGCTCAACTTCGCCGAGCTGCTCAGGCCTTTCTGCCGGCTCACTTCCGAAG GTCACTTGCGGGACCCCAACAACCAGCTTCTGGTGGTCAAGAACCTTCGCATCTGCGTGACCAAGGTGGTGCCGAGCACCGCCCCACCTCTGTTGGGCGCCGCCCTCAGCCCGGGCCAGCGCCACCACCTCGACCAGGTGGTGCTCTCCTGCCAGCCACAGGAGGGCGCTGTCTCTACCGCTGTTGCTGCGGGAGACTACGACCTCAGCTTCAACG CGAGCACGCCCTGGTTCGAGGTCTACCGGGAGAATTTCCTTCAGTCCATGCCGGCCTCTGACCACGAGTTCCTCAACCACTACCTGGCCT GCCTGCTGGTGGTGTCGTCGGGAGAGGCGGCGCCGGTAGAGCAGTTTGTCAAGCTGTCGCAGGAGCAACACCGCATCCAGCACAGCGGAGACTTCACCAAGCCCAAGTGGTTCATCCCCAACACGCTGAAGTACTACGTACTGCTGCACGACGTGGGCCAAGGCGACGAACGACG GGCCGAGGCCGTCTACGAGGACATGAAGCAGCGCTACGGCCCTCAAGGCTGCTACCTTCTCAAGATCAACTCGCTCGTCGCCGAGCAGGAGGAACAGATTCATGACTTGTGGACTCACTACCTGCGCAGCCAG GATCAAGCGGACGATAATGTTGGTCCTGCTGTGAGCTCTTCGGTGGATAAAAGCGGCAGCACAACACAGGAGCCTTCTGCAGACACAG GTGGCCGTCTGGAGCAGGACTCGGCCAGCGCCTCAAGGGAGGCAGACATTACGGCAGGGGGCCACGGCGCGTGTCTGACCCTCAGCGACCACGACCGCATCCGCCAGTTTGTCCAGGAGTTCACCTTCAGAGGCCTGCTGCCTCACATCGAGAAAAACATCAGGCAGCTCAACGACCAG CTGGTGTCCCGAAAAGGCTTGAGTCGCTCCCTCTTCACAGCCACCAAGAAGTGGTTCGGTGGCGGCAAAGCGCCCGAAAAAAGCGTCAGCGAGCCCAAGAGCACCGGCGGCCTCCT CTACCCCCCAGAGGCCCCCGAGCTGCAGATCAGGAAGATGGCCGACCTGTGCTTCCTGGTGCAGCACTACGAGCTGGCCTACAGCTGCTACCACACGGCCAAGAAGGACTTCCTGTCGGACCAGGCCATGCTTTACGCCGCCGGCGCCCTG GAAATGGCCGCCGTCTCGGCCTTCCTGCAAGGCGGAGCCGTGCGCCCATATCCTGCCCACTACATGGACACAGCCATCCAGACCTACAGAGACGTCTGCAG GAACGTGGTGCTGGCCGAGCGCTGCGCTCTCCTCAGCGCCGAGATCCTCAAGAGTCAAGCAAAATACTCGGAAGCGGCTGCGCTGCTCATCAAAATGACCAGTGAG GACTCAGACCTGCGTAGCGCTCTGATGTTGGAGCAGGCGGCCCACTGCTTCATAAACATGCGCACTCGCATGCTGCGCAAGTTTGCCTTCCACATGATTCTGGCGGGTCACCGCTTCAGCAAAGCGGGCCAG AAGAGGCACGCACTGCGGTGCTACTGCCAGGCAATGCAGGTGTACAAGGGCAGGTCGTGGTCCCTGGCCGAGGACCACATCAACTTCACCGTCGGGCGCCAGTCGTTCACGCTGGGCCGGCCCGAGAAGGCCGCGCAGGCCTTCAAGCAGATCCTGACCAACGACAGCCGGCAGACAGCCGCGCAGCAGGGCGCGTTCCTCAGGGAGTACCTCTACGTTTACAAG ACGGTGATCAGCCGGAGTGGCGTACGTCTACCTCAGCTGCCGCTGCCATGCATCCATGGCGCTGCCACCAGGGTCTACTTTGGGCACGAGCGCCGCCTAGCCGAGG GTGAGAAGCAGGCTGCCACGCATGTGTCACTGGACCAGGAGTATGACGCCGAGCAGGCAGCCATGTGGTGCAagctggaggagcagctggTGGCTGCTGCCAATCGAGGGGTGGTCCCCGCCAACTTTCAGCCCAGCCAGTGCTACCTCAACAGCCAGACGGACAATCTGCGCCACCCGCTGGCCGTTGTGGAAG AGCcggtggtggtggaggtggtgTTCAGGAACCCTCTGAAAGTTCCGCTGGCGCTATCTCGCCTCTCGCTGGTCTGGAAGTTTACGCGCGACACccacgctgctgccgccgcgGAGGACGCCGGAGAAGAACTCGTCAGCAACCAGGACACGTTGGAGCAAGAG TCAAGGCAGACAGATGATGTGCTCACTACCGAGACCATCCTGGACTTCCACTTGGCCCCCGAGGAAACCAAAATG GCTCGACTCAGGGTGCTGCCGCACCGGACGGGCTGCCTGAGTATCACGGGCGTGGTCTATGACCTGGCTGCTGCATCCCCGGCGGAGACGCCGGACGACGATGACGGTAACAAGAAGGCGCCTGACCAAACCTTTGCTGTCCGTCAGTCACGTGAGATCCCACACGCCGCTCCTCTCACAGGGCTGCTGAAGGCCGAGACAATAATCGTCAGCGGCAAGCAGGACCTGAAGATCAGAGGCCCGCGACTCAATCAcaccaaagaggacaagatgtTTGTGCGCTACGGACCCGACCGGCGCTTGGAGCCCATCGTTACGCCACCGATGCCCCTCATGGAG GTGTTCTTCCTGCAGTTCCCGACAGCGCTGCTGTGCGGCGAGATCCGCAAGGCGTACGTGGAGTTCTGCAACGTGAGCGGCGTGTCCCTATGCGGCCTACGCGTGGCGTCCACTCACCCCGAATTCTTCACATTCGGGAATCCGTCGGCCGGCACGCCGCTGACGCCGCTTAGCCCCGCCTCTGCCGAGAACTTCTCGGCCTACAAAACCCTGGCGGCGGCACCCGGGTCCGGCGCGGCCTGTGAGACGCTGGTGTCTGCCGACGACTTTGGGCCCACGTCTGACGTGGTGGACGTCCCTGTCGGCGGCACGCTGGAGCCAGGACATTCCGTGCAGCTCCCGCTCTGGCTGCGAGGACCTGACCAGGAAGGAGTCCATGAGATCAACTTCCTCTTTTACTATGAAAGCCCAGACAAACGAAGCAAGATCAG CCACCGGGTGGTTCGTCACTCGGTGTTTATTTGCGCCAGTCGCTCTCTCAGCGTTCAAGCGTCGGCCCACGCCAGCGCCATACCTCCTCAGCAAGGACAGGACCAGGATGGCGGCAGCACGCTGGTCTTCATCGATGTTGAAAACATAAACACG AGCGACGCTGGCGTGCGCGAGTTCCACATCGTCCAAGTTTCCAGTGGCAGTCAACACTGGAGCCTCAGCAAGTGCATCAACCCGGCCAAGGATAAAG ACTGCAAAGTAAGCAGCAAAGAGCGAGCCAAGCTTTGTTTCAGAGCAGCACCGTGCAAAGCTCGCCGAG ctTCCTTGGACCGCGCCGAGATGTTCACCTTTGCCGATGTCAATCTGAGTGACGAGCGG ATCGTAAGTTCGGCCACGCCCTGCGGCGACTTCTTTTTCCGCTGCCGCCGGACGTCCAAGGCTTGCCGTGCCGACGCCTGCTCCTCGGGGTCAAGGACGCCCTCCGGGGGCAGAAGCCTGGGCGAGGACTTGGTCCGCGTGGTCAACGAGTGCGACCGGCTGGACCTCAACATTATTGTCATCTGGAAG GCTTACGTGGTGGAGGACAGCAAGcagctgatcctggaaggtcaACTCCACGTGGCGCTGCAGGCAGTGGGCGAAGAGGCCACTTCCCTCGCTCCCAAGCAG GACACTCAGGAGATGGTTCTGCTCAAGTTCAAGTCGGATCCGCCACCTCCCGCCGTGCCGCCATCCACGCAACTCTCACGACTCATCAAGAGCAACCTGCGCTACTCGGAGACATACGCGCATGACTTTGCACACGACAG tgtttgtgtggttcccgtttgtttggttttgtccaACTGCTGCCGGACTGATGTGGATATCACAGTAGACCTCAGGCACAAAACCACCAG TTCTGAGTGGAGCGAGTGCGCGTGTAGCTTCACCTGGGTTGGCCAGACCCGCTACCGGCTGGCGCTTTGTCCCCGGCAGACGCGTCACCTGGAGCTGCAAGCCTGCTTCCTCATGCCCGGTGTCTACAACATCAACACGCACGCAGTCTGCGCCGCGCCGTGCCTCGATGGCCATCACCGTGACGACGCCAACGCCCAAACGGAGGTTGCGCAGCACGGCGCCGGACCAGCACTTATTGTCATCACCGACAGCAGCCAATGA